In Pseudomonas sp. R76, one genomic interval encodes:
- a CDS encoding DUF3077 domain-containing protein: protein MNAAQDLTTLGVTPFSFHSDQPLFRVNSGVSLHEALHHASDLLHVAKQLAEDAAMTKETDRYAWASHYLQEMVKAVVDDVVKVLDSPGNLQ from the coding sequence ATGAACGCTGCGCAAGATCTAACCACCCTCGGCGTCACCCCCTTCTCCTTCCACTCCGACCAACCTCTATTCCGCGTCAACAGCGGTGTTTCCCTGCACGAAGCCTTGCACCACGCCTCCGACCTCCTCCACGTTGCCAAGCAGCTCGCAGAAGATGCGGCGATGACCAAGGAGACGGACCGTTACGCCTGGGCGTCGCATTACTTGCAGGAGATGGTGAAGGCGGTGGTGGATGATGTGGTGAAGGTGTTGGATTCGCCCGGTAACCTTCAGTAA
- a CDS encoding LexA family transcriptional regulator, with amino-acid sequence MQKRNVSTVLRELLDRDRISPTELHRRTGVPQSTLSRILSGKIVDPSDKHISRIAEYFRVSTDHLRGRAAVGALRDDGRDPMHSELKDISLWDDDTPVNDDEVSIPFLREVELAAGSGRFVIEESEKASLRFGKRSLRHNGVQFDQAKCVTVRGNSMLPVLRDGATVGVNAGKSGIGDIVDGDLYAINHNGQLRVKQLYRLPSGIRLRSFNRDEHPDEDYSFQDIQDEQISILGHVFWWGMYAR; translated from the coding sequence ATGCAAAAACGCAACGTTTCAACCGTCTTAAGAGAACTCCTAGACCGCGACCGGATCTCCCCCACGGAGCTTCACCGGCGTACTGGCGTGCCTCAATCCACACTCTCGCGAATCCTCAGCGGCAAGATCGTTGATCCGTCGGACAAGCATATCTCGCGCATCGCCGAGTACTTCCGTGTCAGCACCGACCACTTGCGCGGGCGCGCGGCGGTGGGGGCTTTGCGGGATGACGGGCGTGACCCGATGCATTCGGAACTCAAGGACATAAGCCTGTGGGACGACGACACGCCCGTTAATGATGACGAGGTGTCGATCCCCTTTCTGCGTGAGGTTGAATTGGCTGCTGGATCAGGAAGATTCGTCATCGAGGAAAGCGAGAAGGCCAGCTTGCGTTTCGGCAAGCGCAGCCTGCGGCATAACGGTGTGCAGTTTGACCAGGCCAAGTGTGTAACGGTGCGCGGCAACAGTATGTTGCCGGTGCTGCGCGACGGCGCGACGGTCGGGGTGAACGCAGGCAAGAGTGGCATTGGCGATATCGTCGATGGCGACTTGTATGCCATCAACCACAATGGCCAGCTGCGGGTGAAACAGCTCTACCGCCTGCCTTCGGGGATTCGCCTGCGCAGTTTCAATCGCGATGAACACCCGGATGAGGACTACAGCTTCCAGGATATCCAGGATGAGCAGATCAGCATCCTCGGTCATGTGTTCTGGTGGGGCATGTACGCCCGTTAA
- a CDS encoding phage tail assembly protein, whose product MAWMPPLHILLSPITADTGATIQQIQLKPLFYAAQKAALARAGDDEDDQFFELAKLATGLSEKELDQLKRPDYVSIAQYVHEMSTRPASFFLDAHEEATHDQPVQLLLPLDAAGRTLTELPLEMPALRATKVMKKLATNKERAEFITAHCSGLMLPDLAGLTVPDWTQLQERIDDFLNQPADFFRSATSK is encoded by the coding sequence ATGGCCTGGATGCCACCGCTGCATATTCTGCTGTCTCCGATCACCGCCGACACTGGCGCGACGATCCAGCAGATTCAACTCAAACCGCTGTTCTACGCCGCGCAGAAAGCCGCGCTGGCCCGGGCCGGTGATGACGAGGACGACCAGTTTTTTGAACTGGCGAAACTCGCCACCGGCCTGTCGGAAAAAGAGCTCGACCAGCTCAAGCGCCCGGACTACGTGAGCATCGCTCAGTACGTACACGAAATGTCGACGCGCCCTGCGTCGTTCTTCCTGGATGCGCACGAAGAGGCGACCCACGACCAGCCGGTCCAACTCCTTTTGCCCCTCGACGCAGCCGGTCGCACCCTGACCGAACTGCCCCTGGAAATGCCCGCCCTGCGCGCCACCAAGGTGATGAAAAAACTCGCCACCAACAAAGAACGCGCCGAGTTCATCACTGCGCACTGCAGCGGCTTGATGCTCCCCGACCTGGCCGGCCTGACCGTGCCCGACTGGACGCAACTGCAGGAGCGCATCGACGATTTTTTAAATCAACCGGCGGACTTCTTTCGGAGCGCGACATCGAAGTAA
- a CDS encoding phage baseplate protein, translating into MIGIDRNTGAAVDDWLQFVQRATRALTTPVGTRQKRPLYGSLIPQLLGQNLGDDLLILAQSHAAQAFYNTQNGIADFQPQVIVATRQGAGLLLRFAGTWKNRQQTFEVVT; encoded by the coding sequence ATGATCGGAATCGACAGGAACACCGGGGCAGCCGTCGATGACTGGCTGCAATTCGTGCAGCGCGCCACCCGAGCGCTGACCACCCCCGTAGGCACTCGCCAGAAACGGCCGCTGTACGGCTCACTGATCCCGCAATTGCTCGGCCAGAACCTCGGCGACGACCTGCTGATCCTCGCCCAAAGCCACGCCGCGCAAGCGTTCTACAACACCCAGAACGGCATCGCCGACTTTCAACCCCAGGTCATCGTCGCCACCCGCCAGGGCGCCGGTCTGTTGCTGCGTTTTGCCGGCACCTGGAAAAACCGCCAACAAACCTTCGAGGTCGTGACATGA
- a CDS encoding baseplate J/gp47 family protein has protein sequence MSMLIPGQNQLAEPAIITVDEFEPLLAEFKAFVVDYVATRAPQSAAKLKVSLDNESELLTLALEAFCVRLQTHERKYNARIKQMLAWWATGSNLDARLADMGLERQVLDPGDPAAFPPVPPTLESDDDARLRYYLAPHAPAAGSRMQYRREVFTLGERPSVKVQSATPGVVTVSYTFDPDGYAAQVKDGNGRRTAPGEVMVTVLSREGDGTPSTDLLDGVRRHFARPDVRPETDLVSVQGAQILPYKIRVVAKINAGPDSGLTQVAAQKLLQDYAQSCHRLEGRVDPSWIDYAIHSAGAAQLQILEPLAPIICTAFQAPYCTGVEVEVHTL, from the coding sequence ATGAGCATGCTGATCCCCGGCCAGAACCAACTGGCCGAACCGGCCATCATTACGGTGGATGAGTTCGAGCCGTTGCTGGCGGAATTCAAGGCGTTCGTGGTCGATTACGTCGCCACCCGCGCGCCGCAAAGCGCGGCCAAACTCAAGGTCAGCCTCGACAACGAAAGTGAGTTGCTGACTCTGGCCCTGGAAGCCTTTTGCGTGCGGCTGCAAACCCATGAGCGCAAATACAACGCCCGCATCAAGCAGATGCTGGCGTGGTGGGCCACCGGCAGCAACCTGGATGCCCGCCTGGCCGATATGGGCCTGGAGCGCCAAGTGCTTGACCCTGGCGACCCGGCTGCGTTTCCACCCGTACCGCCGACGTTGGAAAGCGATGACGACGCACGCCTGCGTTATTACCTGGCGCCACATGCCCCGGCAGCGGGGTCGCGAATGCAGTATCGGCGTGAGGTTTTCACTCTGGGCGAGCGGCCGTCGGTGAAAGTGCAAAGTGCCACGCCGGGCGTGGTAACCGTCAGCTACACCTTTGACCCGGACGGGTATGCGGCGCAGGTCAAGGACGGCAATGGGCGTCGAACCGCGCCCGGCGAAGTGATGGTCACTGTGCTTTCAAGGGAAGGCGACGGTACGCCGTCCACCGATTTGCTTGACGGCGTTCGACGCCATTTCGCACGGCCGGATGTACGACCGGAGACCGACCTGGTCAGCGTACAAGGCGCGCAAATTTTGCCTTACAAAATCCGCGTGGTCGCAAAGATCAACGCCGGCCCGGATTCCGGACTCACGCAAGTCGCCGCGCAGAAACTGCTGCAGGACTACGCACAGTCCTGTCATCGCCTGGAAGGGCGGGTTGATCCGAGCTGGATTGACTATGCGATTCACAGTGCAGGGGCTGCGCAATTGCAGATCCTCGAACCCCTGGCGCCGATCATCTGCACCGCATTCCAGGCGCCGTATTGCACGGGGGTTGAAGTGGAGGTGCATACGCTATGA
- a CDS encoding tail tape measure protein: MQETQFQTRLAQEDKRWLLGDADLGRVLAPFSADLAAPVSLEASAPQVSPQQALTTALDNVSVDIKVLTLEQVQLRETLETLNSTLFITENSRLTQTADVGTGATHSKQEKPVPAPRSWSDQGLEMGADAAKFVGKELLSGLWDKAKDRLSGNALDAVADKFPTAAKWLKEGKDKDGSKGKECCCTGALPADIRGPLETATAQLPESVGETTRENDKARSKKANKKGPRGKRSKTTQSRSRTVKTIKVSKSAEVKSQRSANAGKAAPPINVMGQPQLPFDSRRVGQASSHLPGHSFASSAAPSTALPFARGASKGVAAGLPGVLAKLESSAARRLGPLKYVDTAMDVAQGIRNGDAKAVGAGLTTAGGAWAGASAGAAIGTLIFPGVGTAVGGAIGGLLGSEAGSWLGDKVFGQSDRLPAPTAVSKELNSARADSVQVTLAPSIQITGVNPADAQQVVNQVIQALQFQCMPMVTDALGIRRNVALADPSGGD, translated from the coding sequence ATGCAAGAGACTCAATTTCAGACCAGGCTTGCTCAGGAAGACAAACGTTGGCTGCTGGGCGATGCGGACCTCGGCCGTGTGCTGGCACCGTTTTCCGCAGACCTTGCTGCGCCGGTCAGTCTGGAGGCTTCGGCGCCGCAGGTGTCGCCGCAACAGGCGCTGACCACGGCGCTGGACAACGTCAGCGTGGACATCAAAGTCCTGACGCTGGAGCAAGTCCAGTTGCGCGAAACGCTGGAGACGCTCAACAGCACGCTGTTCATTACCGAAAATTCGCGGCTGACCCAGACGGCGGATGTTGGCACTGGAGCCACCCATAGCAAGCAGGAAAAACCTGTACCCGCTCCCCGTTCCTGGAGCGACCAGGGCCTTGAAATGGGCGCGGACGCGGCTAAGTTTGTGGGCAAGGAGCTGCTCTCCGGTTTGTGGGATAAGGCCAAGGATCGGCTTTCAGGCAACGCGCTTGATGCCGTGGCTGACAAGTTTCCAACGGCCGCCAAGTGGCTTAAAGAGGGCAAGGACAAGGACGGTAGCAAAGGCAAGGAGTGCTGCTGCACAGGAGCGCTTCCTGCTGATATCCGTGGCCCACTGGAGACGGCGACTGCACAGTTGCCTGAAAGTGTGGGCGAGACCACCCGGGAGAACGACAAGGCCCGCTCCAAAAAAGCCAATAAAAAGGGGCCGCGCGGCAAGCGTAGCAAGACCACTCAATCAAGATCACGCACGGTCAAAACCATCAAGGTCAGCAAATCAGCGGAGGTCAAATCGCAACGTTCCGCCAACGCGGGCAAGGCCGCGCCCCCGATCAACGTCATGGGCCAGCCGCAGCTTCCCTTCGACAGCAGACGGGTGGGCCAGGCCTCGTCCCATCTTCCCGGTCATTCGTTCGCGTCCTCTGCTGCACCCTCAACAGCCCTTCCCTTCGCTCGCGGTGCGAGCAAAGGCGTGGCAGCAGGGCTGCCGGGTGTACTGGCCAAACTTGAATCTTCCGCCGCCCGCCGCCTGGGCCCTTTGAAGTATGTCGACACCGCCATGGATGTGGCCCAGGGCATACGCAACGGCGACGCCAAAGCCGTCGGTGCCGGCCTCACCACCGCCGGTGGCGCCTGGGCTGGAGCCTCTGCTGGCGCCGCGATCGGCACGCTGATTTTTCCCGGCGTCGGCACCGCTGTCGGTGGCGCAATCGGCGGTTTGCTCGGCAGTGAGGCGGGCAGTTGGCTGGGCGATAAAGTGTTCGGCCAAAGTGATCGCTTGCCTGCGCCGACTGCGGTGAGCAAAGAACTTAATAGTGCGCGCGCGGACAGCGTGCAAGTCACCCTCGCACCGAGTATCCAGATCACCGGGGTCAACCCCGCCGATGCCCAGCAGGTCGTCAATCAAGTGATCCAGGCCCTGCAATTCCAGTGCATGCCGATGGTCACTGACGCCCTCGGTATCCGGCGCAACGTGGCACTGGCTGATCCTTCAGGAGGTGATTGA
- a CDS encoding structural protein gives MPITETRGVRNKNPGNIDYSPANQWQGQLKPDPSIEKRFARFDTAENGIRALGKVLLTYQRKHGLKTVEAIIGRWAPSGENDTAAYVGAVEANTGTRPGAEVDLTRPAVMTGFVKAIIHHENAGYAYPDAVLAEGVRRALA, from the coding sequence ATGCCTATCACCGAAACCCGTGGGGTGCGCAATAAGAACCCCGGCAACATCGACTACAGCCCGGCCAACCAGTGGCAAGGCCAGCTCAAGCCCGACCCGTCCATCGAGAAGCGCTTCGCCAGGTTTGACACCGCCGAGAACGGTATCCGCGCCCTGGGCAAGGTGCTGCTGACGTACCAGCGCAAGCATGGCTTGAAGACCGTGGAGGCCATCATTGGCCGCTGGGCGCCGAGCGGGGAGAATGATACGGCCGCTTACGTCGGTGCCGTCGAAGCGAACACCGGTACCCGGCCAGGTGCCGAAGTCGACCTGACGCGGCCGGCGGTGATGACCGGTTTCGTCAAGGCGATCATCCATCACGAAAACGCGGGGTATGCCTACCCTGATGCTGTGCTGGCTGAAGGCGTGCGGCGGGCGCTGGCATGA
- a CDS encoding tail fiber assembly protein, with amino-acid sequence MSDTAIDQTQTAPLAFPMPEVEWAATRARRDQSLRATDFTQLPDYPATDAQRAEVAAYRKALRDIPEQASDPSKLIWPALPAFLK; translated from the coding sequence ATGTCCGATACAGCTATTGACCAGACCCAAACCGCGCCACTTGCGTTTCCGATGCCGGAAGTGGAGTGGGCCGCTACTCGTGCCCGTCGTGATCAATCTCTACGCGCCACCGATTTTACCCAGTTGCCGGACTATCCGGCCACCGACGCACAGCGTGCTGAAGTCGCGGCCTATCGCAAGGCATTGCGCGATATTCCTGAGCAGGCAAGTGACCCCTCGAAGCTGATATGGCCCGCGCTGCCAGCCTTCCTGAAATAA
- a CDS encoding phage baseplate assembly protein V, translating to MFDALLRMQLGPIIERLAEMETQLEDLYRRAESFCRIGTCQAVDAASSTCKVSHGDLLSPSIRFFNPSAGAQSETRIPSVGEQCLLLNYGGGEGGAQSVALFGLNSSLFPPVSSVASLTRRRHQDGTQSEYDDASHTFNWVNGPTTFSGSREQVDVKVGAASLTINAQSITLQIGGTRLLLDAGGAHFSGPVVDHQGRVISP from the coding sequence ATGTTCGACGCGCTGTTACGCATGCAACTGGGGCCGATCATCGAGCGCTTGGCGGAGATGGAAACCCAGCTCGAAGACCTGTATCGACGCGCTGAAAGTTTCTGTCGGATTGGCACCTGCCAGGCAGTCGACGCCGCCAGCAGTACCTGCAAGGTCAGTCACGGTGACCTGCTCTCGCCATCGATCCGTTTTTTCAACCCCAGCGCGGGCGCGCAGAGCGAAACCCGCATCCCATCGGTGGGCGAGCAATGCCTGTTGCTCAACTACGGCGGCGGTGAAGGTGGCGCGCAGTCTGTGGCCTTGTTCGGTCTTAACAGTAGTCTGTTTCCGCCGGTTTCCAGCGTTGCCTCGCTGACCCGACGCCGCCACCAGGACGGCACCCAAAGCGAGTACGACGACGCCAGCCACACCTTCAACTGGGTCAACGGCCCCACCACCTTCAGCGGCTCCCGCGAACAGGTCGACGTCAAGGTCGGCGCCGCCAGCCTGACGATCAATGCCCAGAGCATCACCCTGCAAATCGGCGGCACCCGCCTGTTGCTGGACGCCGGCGGCGCGCACTTCAGCGGCCCGGTGGTGGACCACCAAGGACGCGTCATCAGCCCCTGA
- a CDS encoding phage tail protein I, which translates to MSEPKASLLPANSSPLEKALDLGFGKLLDRVMPPFPALMNPLQTPSEFLPYLAADRGVSEWDADAIEEEKRLTVALSWQIQRQAGTPKALNYAVESLGFTPNISAWYQQRPLGLPYTFDVQAIIGRSWSSGDHNRLIRRVNAAQSERDQATITIVHETSQGFRLAAAADPGLSIRDDSQPGALPEVKLHSITSISSAAHTPLTDGELQLGGVLPEFGLAARLNSAGFARYFTINDYDLRAQP; encoded by the coding sequence ATGAGTGAGCCAAAAGCGAGTTTGTTGCCGGCCAATAGTTCGCCGCTGGAAAAGGCGTTGGATTTGGGGTTTGGCAAGTTGTTGGACCGCGTGATGCCGCCGTTTCCGGCGTTGATGAATCCGCTGCAAACCCCGAGCGAGTTTCTTCCTTATCTGGCCGCCGATCGTGGTGTCAGCGAGTGGGATGCGGACGCCATCGAGGAAGAAAAGCGCCTGACGGTGGCCTTGTCCTGGCAGATCCAGCGCCAGGCGGGTACGCCCAAGGCCCTGAATTATGCCGTGGAGTCACTGGGTTTCACCCCAAACATCAGCGCCTGGTATCAACAGCGGCCGTTGGGTTTGCCCTACACGTTCGACGTGCAGGCAATCATCGGGCGCAGTTGGTCCAGCGGTGATCACAATCGACTGATCCGCCGAGTCAATGCCGCACAAAGTGAGCGTGACCAAGCGACGATCACAATCGTGCATGAAACCTCTCAGGGGTTCCGGCTCGCCGCGGCGGCTGATCCGGGGCTGAGCATTCGGGATGACAGCCAGCCGGGTGCCTTGCCCGAGGTGAAGCTACACAGCATCACGTCCATTAGCAGCGCAGCCCACACACCACTGACGGATGGCGAGTTGCAGCTGGGAGGCGTATTGCCTGAATTCGGGCTAGCCGCCCGGCTTAACAGTGCCGGTTTTGCCCGGTACTTCACTATTAACGACTACGACCTCAGGGCGCAGCCATGA
- a CDS encoding lysis system i-spanin subunit Rz: MMPAQKLVGLAVLVMVLMAGACGVTWQVQDWRLGKKLAEQLTEQGIAHQKDLDAITGEAWRQQAAEQDKRLATEQQLATVDQQHTKELSDAQRNQALLRDHLATTELRLSVLIDATDSASGCDVPAAPGAAGVVHAARRAQLDPAHAQRIIAITDDGDNAVIALRACQAYVRAVAR; this comes from the coding sequence ATGATGCCTGCGCAGAAACTGGTCGGGCTGGCTGTGTTGGTTATGGTGCTGATGGCCGGTGCCTGCGGCGTGACCTGGCAGGTTCAGGACTGGCGCCTGGGGAAGAAGCTCGCCGAGCAGCTCACGGAGCAGGGCATTGCGCACCAGAAAGATCTGGACGCAATCACCGGCGAGGCCTGGCGTCAGCAGGCCGCCGAGCAAGACAAGCGGCTGGCCACTGAGCAGCAGCTCGCCACCGTGGACCAACAACACACCAAGGAATTATCCGATGCCCAGCGCAATCAGGCTCTGCTGCGTGATCACCTTGCTACTACTGAACTGCGGCTGTCAGTCCTTATCGACGCCACGGATTCAGCCAGTGGCTGCGACGTGCCTGCCGCCCCCGGCGCCGCAGGCGTGGTTCATGCAGCCCGTCGAGCCCAACTTGACCCAGCGCATGCTCAAAGAATTATCGCCATCACCGACGATGGGGATAACGCCGTGATCGCGCTGCGTGCGTGCCAGGCGTACGTCAGGGCTGTGGCTCGGTGA
- a CDS encoding phage holin family protein: MTNEQQALAEMPIWLVIVLALIGGVSGEMWRADKEGARGWSLIRRLALRSGACMVCGVSALMLCYAAGMSIWTAGAIGCLTAMAGADVAIGLYERWAAKRIGVNQGSGQDPQ, translated from the coding sequence ATGACAAACGAGCAGCAAGCGTTAGCGGAAATGCCTATCTGGCTGGTGATCGTACTGGCGCTGATCGGCGGTGTATCCGGTGAAATGTGGCGCGCCGACAAGGAGGGCGCCCGTGGTTGGTCGCTGATTCGGCGCCTGGCCCTGCGGTCCGGGGCGTGCATGGTGTGTGGGGTTTCTGCCCTGATGCTGTGCTACGCCGCCGGTATGTCGATCTGGACGGCCGGCGCCATTGGTTGCCTGACCGCCATGGCCGGCGCCGACGTGGCCATCGGCCTCTATGAACGCTGGGCCGCCAAGCGTATCGGCGTTAACCAAGGCTCCGGCCAGGACCCGCAATAA
- a CDS encoding immunity protein Imm33 domain-containing protein — translation MAPKCVEKIAVRVRNEQSICEWQGVTPDRPQSGSKIGIALGTLGLQPINGLRVNPDNGTNGWYLWCGMEWSEADDFFSPLHVDHITDYLPEVVGYLDLPPGYRFYIDGNNFEDVWLDPELVRT, via the coding sequence ATGGCACCCAAATGTGTGGAGAAAATCGCTGTGCGAGTAAGGAATGAGCAAAGCATTTGTGAATGGCAGGGGGTTACCCCTGATCGACCACAATCTGGGTCAAAAATCGGCATAGCGTTGGGGACTCTGGGGCTTCAGCCCATAAATGGGTTAAGGGTTAATCCGGATAACGGTACGAACGGTTGGTACCTGTGGTGCGGTATGGAGTGGTCTGAGGCTGACGATTTTTTTTCACCCCTGCATGTGGACCACATCACTGACTATCTACCGGAAGTTGTCGGATATCTTGATTTGCCGCCAGGCTATCGTTTTTACATCGACGGCAATAATTTTGAAGACGTTTGGCTTGACCCAGAGTTGGTACGCACTTGA
- a CDS encoding phage tail protein, whose amino-acid sequence MRQQMVLGDFIFGLSRGFAYSSLVRTNDGGWSDLTIIASKPQSRQSGQKLEKLTFSGTAMYAVGMQRLDELRALQNARAPLPLVDGIGRNWGLWRINSVVETQSNVIDDGTAMVMAWTLELEEFVNA is encoded by the coding sequence ATGCGACAACAAATGGTTCTCGGCGACTTTATCTTTGGCCTGTCTCGAGGCTTTGCCTATTCGTCGCTGGTGCGTACCAACGACGGCGGCTGGAGTGATTTGACGATTATTGCCAGCAAGCCTCAGTCGCGCCAGAGCGGTCAGAAGCTGGAAAAGCTCACGTTCAGCGGCACGGCGATGTACGCCGTTGGCATGCAACGCTTGGACGAATTGCGTGCACTGCAAAATGCGCGGGCGCCGCTTCCCCTGGTCGATGGCATCGGCCGCAACTGGGGGCTGTGGCGGATCAATTCGGTGGTCGAAACCCAGAGCAATGTGATCGATGACGGCACCGCCATGGTCATGGCCTGGACCCTTGAACTGGAGGAATTCGTCAATGCGTAG
- a CDS encoding phage major tail tube protein, whose protein sequence is MFTNRVRQAIAATLQGLPLSATVEEFDPPKIEFEMEAMSGGRFIAEEMAKSGKVLNATLVLQGAGPEIMLALGVRLGDDILLNVREAGQDQDGKTYFTYHTVGGKLKSLAEAKLKMGEKATTTLELSCRTYNRLENGIPVIDIDVRTQKFVLNGVDILGDARRAVLMP, encoded by the coding sequence ATGTTTACCAACCGTGTAAGACAGGCCATTGCGGCCACCCTTCAAGGCCTGCCGTTGTCCGCGACCGTGGAGGAGTTCGACCCGCCGAAGATTGAATTCGAGATGGAAGCCATGTCCGGCGGGCGTTTTATCGCCGAAGAAATGGCCAAGAGCGGCAAAGTGCTCAACGCCACGCTGGTGCTGCAAGGCGCCGGCCCGGAAATCATGCTGGCCCTCGGCGTGCGCCTGGGTGATGACATCTTGCTGAACGTGCGTGAAGCCGGCCAGGACCAGGACGGCAAGACCTATTTCACTTATCACACCGTCGGCGGCAAGTTGAAATCCCTGGCCGAGGCCAAGCTGAAGATGGGCGAGAAGGCCACCACCACGCTGGAGCTGTCCTGCCGCACCTACAACCGCCTGGAAAACGGCATTCCGGTGATCGACATCGATGTGCGTACCCAGAAGTTCGTGCTCAACGGTGTCGACATTCTCGGTGATGCGCGCCGCGCGGTGCTGATGCCGTAA
- a CDS encoding phage tail protein yields MAEVLNFEHNGITVNATESPEAMGGLGDNVIGLVGTAPNAHASIPKNAPFRINSFTTQALLDPTGAEAGTLFQAVYQILKVVKVPVYVVIVEEGATPADTINNVIGGNEPTTGRKLGLAALSSVPEDLTIIGAPGFTGTKAVAGEFASFGKRIKARVVLDGKDVSVADQVTYSGELGGAELGFDRCLVVHNMPSVYSKAAKKNVFLAPSSLAIAALAKVKQWESPGNQVTFAEDVSRVVEYNILDTSTEGDLLNRYGVSYYARTILGGFSLLGNRSITGKFISYVGLEDAISRKLVKAGQKAMAKNLTKSFMDQEVKRINDWLQTLVADETIPGGSVYLHPELNSVEKYKNGTWFIVIDYGRYAPNEHMIYQLNARDEIIEQFLEDVL; encoded by the coding sequence ATGGCTGAGGTTCTTAACTTCGAGCACAACGGCATCACCGTGAATGCCACCGAATCCCCCGAGGCCATGGGTGGCCTTGGCGACAACGTCATCGGCCTGGTCGGCACCGCGCCGAATGCCCACGCGTCGATTCCAAAAAACGCGCCGTTTCGCATCAACAGCTTCACCACCCAGGCGCTGCTGGACCCCACCGGCGCCGAGGCGGGCACGCTGTTTCAGGCGGTGTACCAGATCCTTAAAGTGGTGAAGGTGCCGGTGTACGTGGTCATCGTGGAGGAGGGCGCAACCCCGGCCGACACGATCAATAACGTGATCGGCGGCAATGAGCCGACCACGGGCCGCAAGCTAGGCTTGGCAGCACTGAGCAGCGTGCCCGAAGACCTGACCATCATCGGCGCTCCCGGCTTCACCGGCACCAAGGCCGTGGCCGGTGAGTTCGCCTCTTTCGGCAAGCGCATCAAGGCCCGTGTGGTGCTGGATGGCAAGGACGTGTCCGTCGCCGACCAAGTGACCTACAGCGGCGAGCTGGGCGGTGCCGAGCTCGGTTTCGACCGTTGCCTGGTGGTGCACAACATGCCGTCGGTGTATTCCAAGGCGGCGAAGAAAAACGTGTTCCTGGCGCCATCCTCGTTGGCCATCGCCGCGCTGGCCAAGGTCAAGCAGTGGGAAAGCCCAGGCAACCAGGTGACGTTCGCCGAGGACGTTTCCCGCGTGGTCGAGTACAACATCCTCGACACGTCTACCGAGGGCGACCTGCTTAACCGCTACGGCGTGAGCTACTACGCCCGCACCATTCTTGGCGGCTTTTCGCTGCTGGGTAACCGCTCCATCACCGGCAAGTTCATCAGCTACGTCGGCCTGGAAGATGCCATCAGCCGCAAGCTGGTCAAGGCCGGCCAGAAAGCCATGGCCAAGAACCTCACCAAGTCCTTCATGGACCAGGAGGTCAAGCGCATCAACGACTGGCTGCAAACCCTGGTCGCCGACGAAACCATTCCTGGCGGCAGCGTGTACCTGCACCCGGAACTCAACAGTGTCGAGAAGTACAAGAACGGCACCTGGTTCATTGTCATCGACTACGGCCGCTATGCGCCGAACGAACACATGATTTATCAACTCAATGCCCGCGATGAAATCATCGAGCAGTTCCTGGAGGACGTTCTCTAA
- a CDS encoding tail protein X, producing the protein MRRVRSIAGDSVNLLLYRELGRCDDAAEETLWRHNPLLAEYGPVLPAGVWVIVPEMQARPAAVRPILAWD; encoded by the coding sequence ATGCGTAGAGTGCGAAGTATTGCCGGTGATTCGGTCAACCTGCTGCTCTATCGCGAGTTGGGGCGATGTGATGACGCGGCGGAAGAGACCCTGTGGCGCCACAACCCTTTGCTTGCCGAATATGGCCCGGTGCTGCCGGCGGGTGTGTGGGTGATCGTGCCGGAAATGCAAGCGCGGCCCGCTGCCGTGCGACCCATTCTGGCCTGGGATTAA